The Cellulophaga lytica DSM 7489 nucleotide sequence GAATTTAGTAATTTCATTAACTCCTTCTTGGTTTCCTTTGGTATGTTGTGTCGCCAAAAAATTATATAAGTTAAATGTTTCCATTTTATAATTTCTTGTGTTAATCTCTTTAAATTGTTCTTTAAATTTTAAAGCATTTACCCTTTTATAGTTATTCATAACTTGTGAAATATAAAGACTATCAGCGACTTTTTTATTGGCAATCTCTACTAAACTTGGGTAATCAAAACCTGTTTGGCTGTCTATACCATAAATCCTATTTGTACCACTCAATCGTGCCACTTCAAGTCCTATTGAATTTAACTCGTCCGAGTAATTTAATCTATTAGTTTGGTCTTTTAGATATTCTGAATATGTAGAAGCTATATAGCTATTATTTTTGGGTTCTAACTCAAGGCAAATAATAGTGGGCTTAAATTCAACAATTTTTTCAACGAGTTTTTTTAAGTCAGCTTTTTCATTTGGGTCATTTAAATTTATTTGAGAAGAATTTGCATCTGATGTTTGGCTTAAATGAGCAGTTCCAAAATTTAAAACCCTAATTTTTCCGTTTAATTCTGTTTTAGGGTTTTGTTCGTTCTTACTGTTTTCTTTCTCTTTTTTGATTTTGGCATTGCAACCAAATAAGATTATAGCTGCTAATCCAATTAGTAGTTTATTCATTAATTTAATCTAGTTTTTTATGTATCAGAATAGTTACGTGATTAACAAACTAATTTAGCAAATAAATCAGAGATATAAAATCCACAAGTCCCGACGCTTCGGGACTTGTGAGTAAGCTAGAACTAGCAATGGATTTGTAAGTTATTTACACATTTGTTAATATTCAATGTTTCACCTTGAATAAAATTCTTAAAAAATTAGTTTCTAAATGATACTTCCCAAAGTCCGGGCTCATTAATTTCAATTTCAAAATCATTAAGTAATTCGCCAATATTATTAAATGGATTTTCATTAAAATTCACAGAGGTAGATAATGAGCATTTAAATGGAAATATTACATTATCAAACCCTTGTTTGTTGCGATTTGTTTCAGTGTAAATGCCACTAGATTGATTGTAGATTAGGTCTGGCAATTTTCTTAAGCCGTTATTTACCGAAAAGATAACTCTATTCCCTTGGCCTATTTTTCGAATAGAGTATTTTAAAGCTGGATTACTTTTTAGAATTTTGTAGTTTTCTTTTTCTTTTACAGTATCTTTTGCTTTAATATTTTTCCAGAGATTTTGACTTTTTACTATTGAATTTGTTTTGTCATTGTTGGGTA carries:
- a CDS encoding DUF5694 domain-containing protein, with the protein product MNKLLIGLAAIILFGCNAKIKKEKENSKNEQNPKTELNGKIRVLNFGTAHLSQTSDANSSQINLNDPNEKADLKKLVEKIVEFKPTIICLELEPKNNSYIASTYSEYLKDQTNRLNYSDELNSIGLEVARLSGTNRIYGIDSQTGFDYPSLVEIANKKVADSLYISQVMNNYKRVNALKFKEQFKEINTRNYKMETFNLYNFLATQHTKGNQEGVNEITKFYQRNLKMYSNFNDIEMTKNDRVFILLGATHTAYFDIFLENNPKIQLENPNKYTDY